A section of the Scomber scombrus chromosome 24, fScoSco1.1, whole genome shotgun sequence genome encodes:
- the LOC133976563 gene encoding G-protein coupled bile acid receptor 1-like, translating into MKSPTMDCNDSHTLLSGEQLIYAITIPLSTSIILANLVIILGIAWNRQLHNTPNYFFLSLLVADLCTGVALPFIPLMGMNRELSFGSCLVAHIFPNFLFLAFLLNLVMVHYERFICIVDPLHYNNLWMHRSFPLALLVVWTPPLLYASLPAFGWNNWTGPDWNSCCASSQKLIPVSNCSTNGTTCCSYRRVFPNAFIYLEVYGLVLPAILTIAGMTGRVLWITRGQLKDICRLHRSVERGSQASDREQRLNLRYTRCLVAVSLTFLACWVPYLIYMHVCIAVLITDTKWSSTTHIVLSCTGIGSMAVVPLVLGLANKQYTEPAYKLLQKIRDRWRRRRTQESDEVGV; encoded by the coding sequence ATGAAGTCACCTACGATGGACTGCAACGACTCCCACACTCTGCTCTCAGGGGAGCAGCTAATCTACGCCATCACCATACCGCTGTCGACCTCCATCATCCTGGCCAACCTTGTCATCATCTTGGGCATCGCCTGGAACCGACAGCTCCACAACACACCCAACTACTTCTTCCTCAGCCTGCTAGTGGCTGATCTGTGCACGGGTGTGGCCCTTCCTTTCATACCACTGATGGGTATGAACAGGGAGTTAAGTTTTGGTTCTTGCCTTGTTGCTCACATCTTCCCAAACTTCCTCTTCCTGGCATTCCTTCTCAACCTGGTAATGGTCCACTATGAGCGCTTTATTTGCATTGTTGACCCCCTTCATTACAATAACTTGTGGATGCATCGCAGTTTTCCTTTAGCATTGCTTGTGGTGTGGACGCCACCACTCTTGTACGCATCGCTGCCTGCTTTTGGGTGGAATAACTGGACAGGGCCAGATTGGAACAGCTGTTGTGCAAGTAGCCAAAAATTAATCCCAGTCTCAAACTGTTCAACAAACGGTACCACCTGCTGCTCATACAGGCGAGTCTTCCCCAATGCTTTCATCTACCTAGAGGTGTACGGACTTGTTTTACCTGCGATTCTCACCATCGCTGGTATGACTGGCCGCGTTTTATGGATCACCCGTGGCCAACTGAAGGACATTTGCCGTCTCCATCGATCGGTGGAGCGGGGAAGTCAGGCCTCAGACCGAGAGCAGAGGCTGAACCTGCGGTACACTCGCTGCCTGGTGGCCGTGTCTCTAACCTTTCTCGCTTGCTGGGTTCCCTACCTCATTTACATGCACGTCTGCATAGCGGTCTTGATAACTGACACCAAGTGGAGCTCCACCACTCACATCGTGCTCTCTTGCACCGGTATCGGAAGCATGGCTGTGGTGCCACTGGTGCTCGGCCTCGCAAACAAGCAGTATACAGAACCTGCATACAAACTTTTGCAGAAAAtcagagacaggtggaggaggagaagaacgCAGGAATCAGATGAGGTTGGGGTCTAA